The following coding sequences lie in one bacterium BMS3Abin08 genomic window:
- a CDS encoding tetratricopeptide repeat protein, whose translation MPEGPGKKTFIVLVHLVSLLVLIRLVAVAYNDIILKKKTLQNLSLAIKIIPDDAGNYYDLGLVRQYDLFNRDLNRAIEFYGTALRKNPLFSRALIGLANAYQAAGRKRDAFLAVDSYRKLTPNNTDSLWRVAVFYLVNSDRVDKAMEYFEKLIEMDPGLQTRVYDVCYQMKLSNKYIMNHLLKDKAGLYPSYLGYLISHGKLDDAMEFYNNVSHKLIYEKSGMKLCNFLIKNKRYDDAFSVWEEMIGKLRNRYYSEGSLLSNGGFESDITNGCFGWVVGKARGVKIYEDHSLHLEGRRSLGISFSGEYNVDLDVIRQLVLLAPENSYLLKAYVKTDGLTTTNGLFFEARGYDCNKIYARSDVITGTNSWASPVSLRFSVPPDCGVVKISLRRQKSRKFNNKIKGNAWVDGLQLIRLKTGP comes from the coding sequence ATGCCTGAAGGACCGGGAAAGAAAACGTTTATCGTACTGGTGCACCTCGTCTCCCTTCTTGTCCTCATCAGATTAGTTGCTGTAGCATACAATGATATAATCCTTAAGAAAAAAACCCTGCAAAACCTGTCTCTTGCCATAAAGATAATCCCTGATGATGCCGGTAATTATTACGATCTTGGGTTGGTACGGCAGTATGATTTATTTAATCGTGATTTAAACAGGGCTATTGAGTTTTATGGAACCGCACTCAGAAAAAATCCCCTTTTCTCAAGGGCATTGATAGGTTTGGCCAATGCCTACCAGGCTGCCGGCAGAAAGAGAGATGCCTTTTTAGCTGTGGATAGTTATCGTAAATTAACGCCCAACAATACTGATAGTCTTTGGAGAGTGGCCGTGTTTTATCTTGTTAACAGTGACAGGGTTGACAAGGCAATGGAGTATTTTGAGAAATTAATTGAGATGGATCCCGGTTTGCAGACAAGGGTATATGACGTATGTTATCAGATGAAGCTTTCCAATAAATATATCATGAATCACCTTCTGAAGGACAAGGCAGGGTTGTACCCTTCATATCTGGGATATCTTATCAGCCATGGTAAGCTTGATGATGCCATGGAATTCTATAATAACGTAAGCCATAAGCTGATTTATGAGAAGTCCGGTATGAAATTATGTAATTTTCTTATTAAAAACAAGAGATACGATGATGCATTTTCAGTATGGGAGGAGATGATTGGGAAGCTCCGGAATAGATATTATTCCGAAGGGTCGTTATTATCCAACGGAGGCTTTGAAAGCGATATAACCAACGGCTGTTTTGGCTGGGTTGTTGGTAAGGCAAGGGGCGTTAAGATATACGAAGACCACAGTCTCCACCTGGAAGGCAGGCGCTCCCTGGGGATATCTTTCAGCGGTGAATACAATGTCGATTTAGATGTAATCAGGCAGCTTGTACTTCTTGCTCCTGAGAATTCGTATCTCTTAAAGGCCTATGTAAAAACAGACGGACTGACTACCACAAACGGTCTTTTTTTTGAAGCAAGGGGATACGATTGTAATAAAATATACGCCAGGTCGGACGTTATTACCGGAACCAATTCCTGGGCTTCACCGGTAAGCCTGAGGTTTTCCGTGCCCCCTGACTGCGGGGTTGTAAAAATCTCGTTAAGGAGGCAGAAATCCAGGAAGTTCAATAATAAAATAAAGGGTAATGCATGGGTAGATGGGCTACAACTCATAAGGCTAAAGACAGGACCCTGA
- a CDS encoding DnaJ domain protein, with the protein MGRWATTHKAKDRTLRILSTAGLINRFNQDDSTGVYFERAVRCYDVLIEILEDAATAKELSDISGIGVARVKETAETIINNLLFNKEGDPFLSLGLHENTVQERLNKRWKRVLKLYHPDRFFNQKEYEEKAKKINEVYNEATGLLSRRLSLNRAPAAKTQAYDFSKILNETMKAHGTFSNKYYKYSRYIPAFITIVTFSVAVVFTVVFYVNQTSTRSSVNEDKHDTVRKETVNSVVMEEKLQPGKSTAKPSGETTLSASGNDEQSRQPVLKKDRHRRTDVRVSHTKDKEEALAGDNGKPINDTVAELRKDNTPEKPSPASLPGANNSKADIEGVGGNGIHDIVPHVQENNPVGSSPQDGGIIETGSRTPEEGERTVPVQPSVSRSLPGTLRDESAGEVRVQVTTKKNPGDSTYVSKAAGETLHNYRDKDRQELPEGQGDSIIGRTRKPAGTKTRRTSVVEEAVHKDMLSKEDISGFLKRYVFLYEEGDLDAFLGLFGRDAVENGRSVSLLTDRYRKIFRNSKNRYLLSDLSINIKDNNVADVTATFRIVRVRLKDGRNLQYRGRIRWTIKRVANSLKIVRLQYD; encoded by the coding sequence ATGGGTAGATGGGCTACAACTCATAAGGCTAAAGACAGGACCCTGAGAATACTTTCTACAGCGGGTCTCATAAACCGGTTCAATCAGGATGACTCAACAGGCGTGTATTTTGAACGTGCCGTGAGATGCTATGATGTCCTGATTGAAATACTGGAAGATGCGGCTACAGCTAAAGAACTATCGGATATTTCCGGTATTGGTGTCGCGAGGGTGAAGGAGACAGCTGAAACTATAATTAATAACCTGCTCTTTAACAAGGAGGGCGATCCGTTCTTATCCCTTGGACTGCATGAAAATACGGTACAGGAAAGATTGAATAAAAGATGGAAGCGGGTGCTGAAGCTTTATCATCCGGACCGCTTTTTTAATCAGAAGGAATATGAAGAAAAGGCAAAAAAGATCAACGAGGTCTATAATGAAGCAACGGGTCTGCTGTCACGGAGATTATCCCTGAACAGGGCGCCGGCGGCCAAAACGCAGGCTTATGATTTTTCGAAAATATTAAATGAAACCATGAAGGCTCATGGGACCTTCAGCAATAAATACTATAAATATTCGAGATACATACCTGCTTTTATTACAATAGTGACTTTTTCTGTTGCGGTTGTCTTTACAGTTGTCTTTTATGTAAATCAGACCTCTACAAGAAGTTCGGTTAATGAGGATAAGCATGACACCGTCAGGAAGGAGACAGTGAATTCAGTCGTAATGGAAGAGAAATTGCAACCCGGTAAATCAACAGCTAAGCCGTCCGGGGAGACCACGTTGTCAGCAAGCGGAAACGATGAGCAATCCAGGCAGCCGGTGCTTAAAAAAGATCGACACAGGAGAACGGATGTGCGGGTATCACACACAAAGGACAAAGAAGAAGCGCTTGCCGGGGATAACGGGAAACCGATCAATGACACTGTTGCGGAATTACGGAAGGATAATACCCCTGAAAAACCAAGCCCTGCCTCTTTACCGGGGGCCAATAATTCAAAAGCGGATATTGAGGGTGTTGGTGGCAACGGTATCCACGATATCGTTCCCCATGTACAAGAGAATAACCCCGTGGGTTCATCCCCTCAAGATGGAGGTATTATTGAGACCGGAAGCAGGACCCCTGAGGAAGGGGAGAGAACCGTTCCCGTTCAACCATCGGTCTCAAGGTCCCTTCCGGGTACTCTCCGTGATGAGTCAGCCGGGGAGGTCCGGGTGCAGGTAACAACGAAGAAGAACCCTGGTGATTCAACTTATGTTTCGAAGGCTGCGGGAGAAACCCTCCATAACTACCGGGATAAAGACAGACAGGAATTGCCGGAGGGGCAGGGGGATTCTATAATCGGTCGGACTCGGAAACCTGCAGGGACCAAAACACGCAGGACATCCGTAGTTGAGGAGGCAGTTCATAAAGACATGCTCAGTAAAGAGGATATAAGCGGCTTTCTGAAGAGGTACGTCTTCTTATACGAAGAGGGAGACCTTGATGCGTTTCTGGGCCTTTTCGGCAGAGATGCCGTGGAAAATGGCAGGAGTGTATCACTATTGACCGACAGGTACCGGAAGATATTCAGAAACTCTAAAAACAGATACCTGTTGAGTGATCTATCCATAAACATAAAGGATAATAATGTAGCTGATGTTACGGCAACCTTCCGGATCGTCAGGGTCCGTTTGAAAGACGGCAGGAACCTCCAATACCGGGGAAGAATAAGGTGGACTATAAAAAGGGTTGCAAATTCACTGAAAATAGTGAGACTTCAATATGATTAG